Part of the Natrialbaceae archaeon AArc-T1-2 genome, AACAGCAGTCAAACTAGACGAGCAGTCGACCGGCCCGGAAAACGACCACGGCGCCCACGGGACAATCCAAGTGGTGGTCGTCCCGGAGAGTACACGGCGCCGTCCACGACCGAGTGAGGGATTCCTCGCCGCCGTCCGCGAGAACCTAGAGCGGCACCGTCTGCTGACCGACCGGATCGAAGTCAAGGGGCCCGAGTACGTCGGTATCCGCGTGTCTGCAGAGGTCGAACTCGCGGAGGGTACCGACGAGAACCAGCGGATCCAAGCCATCAAGGAGACGCTCCGAGCGTTCGTCGATCCGCTCTCGGGCTTCGACGGCGACGGCTGGCCGTTCGGTCGGCCGGTGTACACGTCCGAGTTGCACGAGCGAATCGGTTCCGTCGAAGGCGTCGAAGTAGTCCACGACCTGTCGATAACGGCCAGTGGGTCACACGAGCGCACTCACACGGGCATCGAGATCGGTCCGGAGTCGCTGGCGTACTCGCTAGATCACGAGGTCAGAATCCGACGAGCCGGCGGGAACCGACGTGGGGGGTGGGGTCGATGACTGGGTCGTTCATAGGAAGGAGGTGGAGACGATGACTCAGCCGTTCGTGGCAACGAACACGTATCGGGAATGGGACCGGTGGACTCAGGTCAACACCGAGATAACGTCGGCTGACGCCGTCCAAATGGCCACGGAGCAGTACGCGACGTACGTTCCGTCCGAGAAGCCCGCTCCGGGGTTGTCGCCCGATCTGGACATCGTTGACGTCGACGCCGACGACTGTGGCGACGTGTACCTTCTCACTTCCGAGGGTGGCGTCTCGCGGTACGATACCGACAAGAGAGAACTGGAGCGGATACCGTGCGAGTGGGATCGCGATCCGTACCCTGCGCGTGCGATCGCCGTCACCGACGACACGATCTACGTCGCAACGGGCGGTCAGTCGGACGCCGATGGGTACGTCCAAGCCGTGTCGAAACGGCTCCGCCGACTTCGATGGACGACTGCCATTGAGGACCCGGTCGCGATGGAACACGATAACGATGACGTGAACGTCCTCGATGCCGGCCAGGCCCCCGGAACGGGATCGATCGTTATCCTCGACAATAAAGGTCGACGCCAGAGCGTCCCGGGTACGTTCCACGACCCCTCAGATCTCGCAACCGACCGCCACGGGAACCGGTATATCCTCGCCCGGCTACCTGACGGGACTGGGGCCGAGAACGAGAAAGATGAGTTGATCGGGAATGAAGACGAGAATAGTACCAAGAAAGAGGACGACGGCGGAACCGAAGAAACAGACGGGGGCGGGGAGCGAGTCGGTGAGAGGATGCCGACAGGTCCGATAGTCTGGCGAGTGCCGTCACCGGAGCAAATTCGGGCGGGCGAAGAAACGGGTGGCATCGACGCGACCGGCCAGATGGACGAGCATGACGATATCGAACCACTCGTGACACCAGACGTCTTCGAACGAACGGGTATCGGTCCACCACTCGAACCGATCGCAATCGAGGCAAACTGCGACTGCGAAGTGCTCCTCGGCGTCGGGACGGGCGACGACGGGCGAGACGTCGATGAGGAGACACTGTACCGGTACGACTCCGAATCGGAGACCCTCGAGTCGGCAGCGGTGAGGTTCGACCACCCGGTTCGACGGCTCCTGTTGGCTCGCGACCGGGCTGGTACCGAGGTCGAGCATCTCTATGTGCTCGAGGAGAACGAACCGATCCTCACTGCACTGGAGCCGAAGCTGGAAAACAGGCTGAATCTGGAGGAACTCGCCTATACTGGCCACCTTGTCGGACGGTTCGACTCGGGGACCGAGGGCTGTCAATGGCACCGCGTAACTCTCGAGGACGATACCGAGCAGCCGGGGAGCGGCGTTAGGACCAGTTACTTCGCCACGGATGTCGTTCGCGATGTCACGGAACTCCCGGGGATCGGATCGACGATCGGCGATCGACTGCGGGCGGAAGGCGTTGTGACGCTGGTTGATCTGGCCGAATGCCCGCCCGGGGAGATCGTGACGTACGGAAGTTCCGAGAACTACCAGGTCTCTGAAGAAGACGCGGAAGGGTGGATCGAGCGGGCTCGTGAGGAACTCGAGTGGCAGTCGGTGGGCGTCGGAGACGCGTCGGACGCCCTTTTGGAAGGCGCAGTTGGCCGATACCTATGGATCAAGCTCGAGCTGCGGGGTGGACAGTTCGCATCCCCTACCGTCAACTCGGTGAGGGCGTACTTCCCTCGGCAATCGTACCTCCGGTACATGCCCGACGTGTACCGCGAGGATGCAGACGAAGCGTTCCTCGAGCGATTCCTCTCGATCTTTGAGAGCATCTTCGTCGACATCGAGGAGAACATCGAGTCGTCGATCAGATACATGGATCCCGGCGGCATTCCCGAGGAGTACATCGACTGGCTCGAACGATGGCTGGCACTGGAGGCCGACGAGACGTGGTCGACGCGGGCGCGGAGGGAGCGGCTGCAGCGTGCGCCGGAACTGTTCAAGTACAGAGGGACGCGAACAGGACTCCTCCAGTCCATCCAGATGTTCCTTGAGGATCCTCCTGAACCGCCCCGTCACTGGCGGTGGGCGCTGGACCAGGAGCGCGAGGCCGTCCGGGAGCGACGAAACCATTGCGAACTCTCTGAGACCGAGGCTGAGGCCACGCTTGATCGGCTCTCGAAGCGACTGTTCGTTCTCGAACGGACGGATCCGGGCGATGTCGGCGAAACGGCCGTTCTGTCGGCTCACAGGAGGCTGGTTCCGTCTCAGCAACGTTTCTCCGTGCTCCTCCCGCCGTACGTGGAGGAGGGGGACGCACGGACGATCGAGCGGCTCGTTCGTGACCACCAGCCCGCACACGCGAGAGGACGGACCGTCCGGATGCGGTCGTGGATCCAGCTTGCGGGCGACGAACACGATCGGATGTACCCGAGCCTGCTGGGCGTCAACAGCGCCCTCGTCGATCGCGAGTTCATGCTGGAGGAGGCCGCCCTCGGTAAGGACACGGCGCTCACTGGCGGCGAGTCGCTCGCCCGTCGCGGGTCGCGAGCCTGCTCGGAAACAGAAACGGAAGCAGAAACGAAAACAGATACAGATTCAGATTGCTGACAATGTCACAAGAACCGTCACAAAGCGGCGACGAACCGGCTGACGAACGCACAGTTGCGAACGCCGACCTCCGGCAGTTTCGGCGGAATCACTACTTCCACGGCAAGCTGATGACCGCCCGGGAGATGCAGATCGAACAGGACTATCACTCCGACCGGATCGAGACTCTAGCGCGGTCGGTTCTCGGCTCCGGCATCGTCGTCGGCCTACAGACGACAGTCAAACGCGAACAGCATCCTGCCTCGAACGAGGAGATTCTCCGCGTGGAAGTTTCAGAGGGGTACGCTCTGAACCCGGCCGGACAGCCGGTACTGGTCGAGGACCCCGAGATCGAGACATTCCCTCTTAACGAAGTCGGGGGAACCCCTTCCAGTGGGAATAACGACGTCTCGGTGTACCTCCGCCCGGACCCGTGCCTGAAAGAGAAGGTTCCGATCCCGGGAGCGGCAGACACGCGCGGCGATGACTGCACGTACAATCATGTCATCGAGGACGTCAAAATCGAGGTTAAACCGGGGGCGCCAGACCACGAAGAGACCGTTGGTGAGGTCAAGTACCCCGACGCCACAAATCTTGAACCCGGGGCAGGATCCGAGACCCCATTGCTCGACATCGCTCACTCGTACGCACCCGGCGACGACCAGTCGGCCGTCGGCACCGACGCGGGGCACGTCTTCCTCGGACACTTCTTGGAGACAGATCAGGGAGAGACCTGGCGCATGGACGACTCCCATCCGCCGAGGCGGGTCTACACAAACGATCTGCTGTACGCGGCAATCGCCCGCCACGCCGCGGACTTCGAGAACCCCCATAACACCGTCGCCACAGTTGCCGGCGTCGAGCCAGACACGGACGGGGACGTCGCGATCGAATCGCCGAACGAGTCGGCGACTGTCTCGCCGGATCCCGACGACAACACTATCAGGATCGAAGTGAGTTCCGGTGATCACAGCGGAGACATCGACGAGGAGGTCGTTCGCACTATCAACTTCATCAATCCCGACGAAGGGGACATCACGATCCAATCGGAGGACGGAACAGTCACGATCGATCCCAGACCTGCAGAGAACACTATCGACCTCAGCGTTGGCGATCTGGTACGCGAACTCGAGGACCGCGAGCAGCGCATCCAGGAACTCGAGGAACGAATCGAGAAGCTGGAACGGCTGACCGGCGATGTTGAAGATGCGATGAATGTAATCAGTAGCAGATCCGAAATCGACACCGACGATCTCAAACTCGAGTTCGACAATATGTTTGAGTGAACTCTCGATGAAAGCTACCGAGAACGGATCCGGTTTCGGGACACGGCGGTTGGCCTTTCGCCGGTGGTGGTTCACGGAACCGAACGGTCGGGAGGGCAGACATCCCGGAGCAGGGACGACCTGCCGGGGCAGGACAACCAGGGACGGGGAGAGCTAGCTCATGGCAGACGCAAACGCCCTCGCGAACGTCGGCCTCACACTGATCGAGATTCTTCGGGAGGGAATGCCCGAGGAGGTCGATCCGGCCGACGTCAAACTGATGTCGCCGGCTGACCGCGAGGAAAGCAGCAGTGTTCGCCTCACTCTCCACCTCTATGCGGTCGAAGGGAGCGGACACCTCCGGAACGCCAACCCGCCCCCGCGACACGACCGTGACCGTGTCCCAGCGTCGGATCCTCTCCGGCTCGACCTGCGGTACCTGTTGACGGCGTATCCTTCCGACGCCACCGATGAGACGAGAAACACGCGCGACCAGCACCGGGTCCTCGGACACGCGATGCGGGTGCTCAGGGAACACGCGGTCGTTCCCGGGGTGAAACTGGATGGGACGTTCTCCGACGACGAGGGAGTCCAGATCTCGATCCTGCCAGAGGCACGCGACGAGGCCATGAACATGTGGGGGACGTTCGGAGATCAGCCGTACCGGCCGTCTGTAGCCTATCTCGTGACGCCCGTGAGGATAGATCCTGTCCGCGAAGAGGAAGTCGAGCGAGTCGTCGACCGGACGATCGTCGAACACGTCTCGGAGGGCGACGATGAGTGATCACGTCTCGTGGCGACGCGTCAGCGAGCACTCGCGATCGTTGTCCCTCGCCGTCTCGCTGTGGGACGACCTCACTAGGAACCGACCGGACGACGATCCACGCATCACCGTCGACGGCGTCCGGCCGGCTGTCCGAACGCCGAGTGGGTACCACCTCTACTTCGACCTCTCTGATCGAGCAGTTGAGGTCGCAGTCGACGGCGGCGACCAGTACATGGACGACGCACGAACGGTCGATCTCGGGAAATGGGACCAGACCGTTCCGCTTGAGTTCAATCTCCAGCCGACCACGGCCTATCCCTTCCCGTCGTGGGCTACGCTAGTTCGCGGCAGGGTGATGGCGGAGGGGGGCAGCCCAGTCGCCGAGGCGGCGGTGAGCGTCAAGGCCCCGGGCGGATCCGGTGCGGACGACAGCCCGTGGCAGAACAGAATCGTATCCACGGACGAAACCGGCCACTACGTCTACTACTTCAGGGTTTCCGGCGATGCTGCCGACGGTGATACGTCTATCGGCGACGGATCGACGGTAGAAATAGACGGCGAGGATCCGACGTTTAGGGTAGTCCACGACGGTCGCGTCGAGGAGACGTCACTCGCGGTCGCCGCGTCGGACATGACGGAACTCAACGTTACGTTCTCCAGGAAACTCAACGACCTAGGCGTAGGCCCACCAAACCGCGACGATTCCGGAGAGGGGCGATCCCGTAGCGAGGATACGAGATCCGGACGGGAAGTGAGTGATCACAGTTCCGGGTAGCTCGACGGTTTGGTCGGCGCTGGGTGCTCGGTCGCGCCGAAGGCGAGCTGGTCACGAACTGACGTATCTCAACACCACCGGGGAGTCGAGGTGAGGTCACATTCGTCTCTGGTCAGGACTCGAGGTCGTAGGCGGTGTCGTCGACGAATATCTGTGTGGGCGTTGCAGCGATCCTGAATGCGCCCTCGAGTGTGTCCACCACGTCCCCCGTCGACGCGTCGATGGCGACCAGTTCGTCACGGTCGGTTCTGGCCCAGACGATCCCACCAGCGACCGAAAGCGAGTCCGTGACGCCACCCTCGACGCGCGTGTCCCAGCGCATCGAGCCGTCGGTCGCCGCTCGCGCGACGATCCACCCCGAGCGGTTTCCGCCGTACAGCGTCTCCCCGTCGACGTCCACGCCCGGCCCGAACTGCCGGTCCACCTCGAGGCTCCACTCGTATTCGTTGTTCGCTGGATCGTACGCGTGAATTTCGTTACCGCGAAAGTAGAGCCGATCGCCACCCTCACCACGAACGTATCCCGGTGAAGCGACGTCGAGGGTAGTTTCCCCGCCGACGTTCCCGCCGGCCGCGAGGTCGACGCGGACGATCTCGCCGCCGCCATCTCGCCAGCCGACGACGAAGAAACCGTCACCCTGGTGTTCCACGCCGGTCACGTACCCCAGGTCGATTTCTCTCTCCCACCGTTGCTCGCCATCCCCAGCGTCGTAGCCGCGTACGAGCGTTTCGTCGGCCGACTCGTCGCTGACTACCGCGGTTACGGCGAGATCATTCGCGAGCGAGAGCGCCCAGCCACCGACGTTTCTATCGAGTCGAACGTCGTCGGACCAGCGTCGCTCACCCGTGTCGGTGTCGAAGGCGTGAATCGCGCCGTCGTGGCCGTTACGGGCGACGGCGACGACCGTGGCGCCCCTGGCGACGACATCGTCGTCTCTGTGGAACTCGAACCGGTAGTCGGAGTCGATTTCGTCGCTGGCCCACGTCACCTCTCCGTCGGCAGCGTATCGCTCGAGTCGCGGGGCGTCGACGCCCGCAGTTCTCGAGCCAGCAACACCGAGGAACGCTCCCTCGAGGGTGACGACGTCACGGAGGTCACGTTCCCAGGCTGAAACGAGCTCGAGGCTCTCTGGATCGTCGACCGGAGTGCCGTCGACTTCCTCCTCGAACGCTGTGTCGGTCGTCCCGTCGTCCTGGGCGGTGCCATCAGACTGGGTGTCGTCGCCTGCTTCCTCGAGCTGGAGACAGCCCGCGAGAGCCCCGACCCCGAGTGCAGCACAGAGGGAGCGACGGGTCGTGGTGATCCTGTCTCGACGGCGTGACTGCGACGACGTGTGTGAGGAGGATTCGCCTGTCATCTCTCAGCCCTCCCCGACGTCGTAGGCCGTGTAGTACGGATCCGGGACAAACACGCGACCGTCGAGTGCGGAGACGCGGTCGCCGCCGTCGGCCTCCGTCGACCGGCGGACGAGGACGGAGCCGTCGTCGGCGTCGAATCCCCACAGGACACTCGTGGCGTCGTAGGCCCAGACGATTCCGCCGTCGACGATCGGACGACCACTGAGACTGCCGTCGAGTCGCTCTTCCCAGCGGACAGTCCCCGTCTCGAGGTCGATTGCCGAGAGATAGCCGTTGGTATCAGACACGTAAGCTCTGTTGGCGACGACGGTCAGATCTCTCGAGTAGCCGCGATCCACGCTCACCTCCATCGTGCGTTCGTCGGCGACCAGATCGTACGCACCGATCGTATCTCCGTCCTCGAAGTACAGCGTCTCGTTCTCGCGGTGAAACGCGAACCAGTTGCCGTGTTCGACCACGAGATCGCCACTCGCGGCGTCGAGAACGCGCATTCGACCCGTCGTCGCGTAGACGTGCCCGTCGTGGACGGTGAGGCTCCAGGGATCGTTCGTCGAGAAACTCGACTCCCAGACGATCTCGCGGTCGTCGAGGTCGTAAGCTCTGATCGGCGACTCCTCGTCGTCCCTGTCGAACGGTCGGGCGGCGTAATAGAGTGTGTCGTCGACAGCATCCATCCCGTAGACGCGGTCGGCGCCGGTGTCGTGACGCCACTCGAGTTCCCCGGTGTCGGCGTCGAAGACGTAGACGTAGGCCGGATACTCCTCCTCGATCCCCCAACTCAGGTAGTGGACGAAGACGTAGTCGTCGGTCCGAGTGAACCCGCGCCCATCGTTTGGCCATTCGCTGTATCCGTCAGGGTCGCCACTCTGTGATTCCCAGACGATGTCGCCGTCCCAGGAGACGATGTTCACGTCTCCGGAGTTGCGGCCGACGAACTGGCCGTCGTCGACGAAAACCCGATTCAGGCCGTCGACCTCCCAGGCGGCGGAGAGTTCGACCTCCTCGATCGTCTCACCCTCGTTGGGCTCTTGCTCACCCTCTTCGGGATCCGACTCCGGTTCGGGAGTCGTCTCCGTCTCGGTCGAATTAGTTGTTGGTTCGCCGTCATCGGCTGTCTGGCCCTGCTCGCTTCCCCCACTTTCTCCTTCGAGCAGCGGCTGCATACACCCAGCCAGACTGCCAGCGATCCCGAGCGACGTGAGCTGAAGCGCCCGCCGCCTGCTCGAGTGTGTCTCCCGCGCAGTCATCGATCGTATCATCGTACTTGACAATCAAAAGCGTGCTGGAACGGGCGTTCGATCCGGTTTTATGAACTTGAGACTGAATTTCGACTCACGCCGCCCAGCGAACAGTGTTTATCCTGTCCCTCGTTACCAGGCCCACGTTAACATGTCACCAGCAGTTCTGAAGCCCCTCAGTTCCCCGATTCCATCTTTGAGGCCCCGGTTTTCTGGCGAAGCCCCTCAACTACTACGCTGTGACACGGCGAGGGTGGCGAGAACTTGAAGCCCGTCGTAATTGGGAGGGGTAGTACGTCGACGAACTCGTGTAACGTGCAGCGTGTCATAGAATCACCCACAGGGGTCAGTAGAGGTGCATGCCCACACCGTGAGTGCTTGGACTAGGTCCGTCGAACGAAGCCATCGCAGGGAAAGCGGAATGACCATCCAACCCATAGTCCCGAGCATGGATCAACCAGAACCGGCCGATGGATGGCCAAGCCAGCCACTCTCGGAAGCGGAGGCCAGAGACTTGCTTGAGGACGATGTCGTCGCTGTCTGGGTGATGGATCCCGATGACGGCGTTCGGCCAGTTACCGTCCCGCCAGGTGCCCCAGACGATGCAGTCGTCGATATCGTCCTGGAGACGACAGAGGCGTTCGAGATGTACAGCTACAGTGGCGGCCAGTGGATGGATTACGGAACCCAGCGAAAGGACGACGAGGATACGCCGTCGATGGAAGGCACACTCCAGAGCTATCGCGTCCTTGCCGGCTCCTCGGAGAAGTTTTGATCAGCGAAAGCAGTTTAACAGTGCCTCGGCAACTACTGTTCAGCGCGGGGAGGATGTCAAGTTTGCCGTCGACGTGACGGTCACTCCCTCCGGACGGTTCGGATCGCTATGACTGGGCGTTTTTTACTGGCAGGTCGTACCACACGGTATGCAAGAGCTTCGCTGGGTCCAGATGAGTGACGCGGAGATAGACGAGTTTCTCGGGCAGGGCGGGACGGGCGTCATCTCGTTCGCCGCGGGAACCGACGATCCACCGGTTACGGTACCGATATCGTACGGGTACAACGAGGACGTCTCGACGCTTTACTATCGTCTCTCGGTCCCTCCGGACAGCAAGAAGGCAAAACTCATCGACAGCAACGTCACCTTCGTCACGTACGAAAAGACCGACGGCAGGTGGCAAAGCGTCGTCGCGACCGGCACGCTCGAGGACGCGGCGGACATTGCCTACGAGTCGAGCACGATCCAGGGAATGTGGACGGTTCAGATTCCGGAAGTCGACATCTTCGAGCGCCCCCGGGAAGAGGTGACGTTCCGGGATTTCTGTCTCACACCCGAGACGCTGACGGGACGAAAGGAAGTCCAGTCGGAGTCCTGACGTCTCTGGCTGTTACTCCTGGAGGTACGCCGGGTTCTCGATCGGTTCCTCCTCGCCCTCGACGCCGACTACGTCCAGCGCGGTCACGTCGACTTCTGTCTCGAGGAGAGCCGCCAGGCTCGGGTCGCTTCGCCCGTCACCGCCGTGGGCGAGAGCCTCGAGGTCGACGTCACCCGGCGAGACGACGTCGACTTCGGCTTCGTCGTCTGCGGTCAGTTCGCCAGTCACGTCGCCGATCCGCAGGATCCGGTCCGTTTGCATGCCGTCGCGGTCGACTCGCTGACGGACGGTTGCCCGCTCGAGTGTATCGATCGCTTCCTCGAAGTCCTCGTCTGTGACCGGACTCGAGAACGAAAGCGTCAGCCGGTAGGTCTGGCGAACGTCGATTCCGGCGACGTGTCCGACCATTCCCTTGGTCGCCGGTGTGAGTCCCTCGACCGCGATCGTACCGTCGCTCTCGTCGTTGATCGTCGCCTGAAGTGCCTCGACGTCCGGTGGCCGCCGTCGCGGCGCTTTCACTTCGACGACGAACGGCCGGCCGGCACCGAGCATCCGCACGTCGTCGTCCTCTCTCCCGGCGCAGTTGAACACCGTCTCGCTCGCGTCCATCCGTTCGCGGATCGGTCGCGTCACGAAGCGTTCGACGCTCGCGTCGGTGACGGAGCCGGTACCGTCGCAGTTCTCACAGGGACGTCGCTCGCCGTCGCGCGCGCGGGTTCCACGTCCGTTGCAGACCCGACACACGCGCATCCGCTGGGCGAGGCCGCGCTCGAGTTTCCGGTAGCGGCCGTAGAGGTACGCCGGGTTGAGCTGGCGTTCGACCTCCTCGTTCTCGAGGTCTAAGATCGCGACCACGTCCGGATCGTCGTGGTCGACGTCCACTCCGAGGGCTCGCTCGAGACGCGTCCCGACCGACCGGTTGATCTCGGCGTTGAGCGACTCGCCCGCGTTCTCGTCCAGCCCGGCCTGCTCCCGGAGTTCGGTTTCGTTCTCCTCGAGCGACGAGGGGACGCGAGTGCCGACGAGCAGGGTCTCGAACTCGAGGTCTGCGAGTCGCTCTCTGGCCCGGTCTGCCCACTCGTCGTACGCCGGAGCCAGTCCCTCACATACCCAGCACTCGTCTGCCTCGACGGGCTCGAATGGCTCGTCGTCCGCCAGCGCGACGCTGATTCGGAGGGCGTGGCCTCGTTGCTCGTTCGTCACGCC contains:
- a CDS encoding phage tail protein; the protein is MTQPFVATNTYREWDRWTQVNTEITSADAVQMATEQYATYVPSEKPAPGLSPDLDIVDVDADDCGDVYLLTSEGGVSRYDTDKRELERIPCEWDRDPYPARAIAVTDDTIYVATGGQSDADGYVQAVSKRLRRLRWTTAIEDPVAMEHDNDDVNVLDAGQAPGTGSIVILDNKGRRQSVPGTFHDPSDLATDRHGNRYILARLPDGTGAENEKDELIGNEDENSTKKEDDGGTEETDGGGERVGERMPTGPIVWRVPSPEQIRAGEETGGIDATGQMDEHDDIEPLVTPDVFERTGIGPPLEPIAIEANCDCEVLLGVGTGDDGRDVDEETLYRYDSESETLESAAVRFDHPVRRLLLARDRAGTEVEHLYVLEENEPILTALEPKLENRLNLEELAYTGHLVGRFDSGTEGCQWHRVTLEDDTEQPGSGVRTSYFATDVVRDVTELPGIGSTIGDRLRAEGVVTLVDLAECPPGEIVTYGSSENYQVSEEDAEGWIERAREELEWQSVGVGDASDALLEGAVGRYLWIKLELRGGQFASPTVNSVRAYFPRQSYLRYMPDVYREDADEAFLERFLSIFESIFVDIEENIESSIRYMDPGGIPEEYIDWLERWLALEADETWSTRARRERLQRAPELFKYRGTRTGLLQSIQMFLEDPPEPPRHWRWALDQEREAVRERRNHCELSETEAEATLDRLSKRLFVLERTDPGDVGETAVLSAHRRLVPSQQRFSVLLPPYVEEGDARTIERLVRDHQPAHARGRTVRMRSWIQLAGDEHDRMYPSLLGVNSALVDREFMLEEAALGKDTALTGGESLARRGSRACSETETEAETKTDTDSDC
- a CDS encoding DUF4255 domain-containing protein yields the protein MADANALANVGLTLIEILREGMPEEVDPADVKLMSPADREESSSVRLTLHLYAVEGSGHLRNANPPPRHDRDRVPASDPLRLDLRYLLTAYPSDATDETRNTRDQHRVLGHAMRVLREHAVVPGVKLDGTFSDDEGVQISILPEARDEAMNMWGTFGDQPYRPSVAYLVTPVRIDPVREEEVERVVDRTIVEHVSEGDDE
- a CDS encoding PQQ-binding-like beta-propeller repeat protein, which codes for MTGESSSHTSSQSRRRDRITTTRRSLCAALGVGALAGCLQLEEAGDDTQSDGTAQDDGTTDTAFEEEVDGTPVDDPESLELVSAWERDLRDVVTLEGAFLGVAGSRTAGVDAPRLERYAADGEVTWASDEIDSDYRFEFHRDDDVVARGATVVAVARNGHDGAIHAFDTDTGERRWSDDVRLDRNVGGWALSLANDLAVTAVVSDESADETLVRGYDAGDGEQRWEREIDLGYVTGVEHQGDGFFVVGWRDGGGEIVRVDLAAGGNVGGETTLDVASPGYVRGEGGDRLYFRGNEIHAYDPANNEYEWSLEVDRQFGPGVDVDGETLYGGNRSGWIVARAATDGSMRWDTRVEGGVTDSLSVAGGIVWARTDRDELVAIDASTGDVVDTLEGAFRIAATPTQIFVDDTAYDLES
- a CDS encoding PQQ-binding-like beta-propeller repeat protein is translated as MTARETHSSRRRALQLTSLGIAGSLAGCMQPLLEGESGGSEQGQTADDGEPTTNSTETETTPEPESDPEEGEQEPNEGETIEEVELSAAWEVDGLNRVFVDDGQFVGRNSGDVNIVSWDGDIVWESQSGDPDGYSEWPNDGRGFTRTDDYVFVHYLSWGIEEEYPAYVYVFDADTGELEWRHDTGADRVYGMDAVDDTLYYAARPFDRDDEESPIRAYDLDDREIVWESSFSTNDPWSLTVHDGHVYATTGRMRVLDAASGDLVVEHGNWFAFHRENETLYFEDGDTIGAYDLVADERTMEVSVDRGYSRDLTVVANRAYVSDTNGYLSAIDLETGTVRWEERLDGSLSGRPIVDGGIVWAYDATSVLWGFDADDGSVLVRRSTEADGGDRVSALDGRVFVPDPYYTAYDVGEG
- a CDS encoding pyridoxamine 5'-phosphate oxidase family protein; its protein translation is MQELRWVQMSDAEIDEFLGQGGTGVISFAAGTDDPPVTVPISYGYNEDVSTLYYRLSVPPDSKKAKLIDSNVTFVTYEKTDGRWQSVVATGTLEDAADIAYESSTIQGMWTVQIPEVDIFERPREEVTFRDFCLTPETLTGRKEVQSES
- a CDS encoding tRNA pseudouridine(54/55) synthase Pus10, translated to MILEHARAVLETGPTCDGCLGRCFADRGRGVTNEQRGHALRISVALADDEPFEPVEADECWVCEGLAPAYDEWADRARERLADLEFETLLVGTRVPSSLEENETELREQAGLDENAGESLNAEINRSVGTRLERALGVDVDHDDPDVVAILDLENEEVERQLNPAYLYGRYRKLERGLAQRMRVCRVCNGRGTRARDGERRPCENCDGTGSVTDASVERFVTRPIRERMDASETVFNCAGREDDDVRMLGAGRPFVVEVKAPRRRPPDVEALQATINDESDGTIAVEGLTPATKGMVGHVAGIDVRQTYRLTLSFSSPVTDEDFEEAIDTLERATVRQRVDRDGMQTDRILRIGDVTGELTADDEAEVDVVSPGDVDLEALAHGGDGRSDPSLAALLETEVDVTALDVVGVEGEEEPIENPAYLQE